One window from the genome of Campylobacter concisus encodes:
- a CDS encoding GDP-L-fucose synthase family protein, whose amino-acid sequence MDKNSKIYVAGHKGLVGSAIVKNLKSKGYENIITRTHSELDLMDQKAVYEFFEKEKPEYVVLAAAKVGGIVANSTYRADFIYENLQIQNNVIHQSYVHKVKKLLFLGSTCIYPKNAPQPMREEVLLTSPLEYTNEPYAIAKIAGMKMCESYNLQYGTNFISVMPTNLYGPNDNFDLETSHVLPALIRKIHLAKLLSEEKFDAVVKDLKAKDINDAMAYLGKFGISKDRVEIWGTGKPRREFLYSEDMADACIFLLENRDFKDTYDKNSKEIRNTHINIGTGKDISIKELANLVKNIVGFKGELCFNDSKPDGTMLKLTDPSKLHSLGWKHKVELEDGIKMLYKWY is encoded by the coding sequence ATGGATAAAAATAGCAAAATTTATGTAGCAGGGCACAAGGGTCTGGTAGGCTCTGCTATAGTGAAAAATTTAAAATCAAAAGGCTATGAAAATATAATCACAAGAACTCATAGTGAGCTTGATCTAATGGATCAAAAAGCAGTTTATGAGTTTTTTGAAAAAGAAAAGCCTGAGTATGTGGTGCTAGCTGCTGCAAAGGTCGGCGGAATAGTGGCTAATAGCACGTATAGAGCTGATTTTATCTATGAAAATTTGCAAATTCAAAATAATGTGATCCATCAAAGCTATGTGCATAAGGTAAAAAAACTACTATTTCTGGGAAGTACTTGTATATATCCTAAAAATGCTCCGCAACCAATGAGGGAGGAGGTACTTTTGACATCTCCACTTGAATACACAAATGAGCCATATGCGATCGCTAAAATAGCCGGCATGAAGATGTGTGAGAGCTATAATTTACAGTACGGCACAAATTTTATATCTGTTATGCCTACAAATTTATATGGTCCAAACGACAACTTTGATCTAGAAACTTCGCATGTATTGCCAGCACTTATAAGAAAGATACACCTAGCAAAGCTTTTAAGCGAAGAAAAATTTGACGCAGTGGTAAAAGATCTAAAAGCAAAAGATATAAATGATGCTATGGCTTATCTTGGTAAATTTGGTATTTCAAAAGATAGAGTAGAAATTTGGGGCACAGGAAAACCTAGGCGAGAGTTTCTATATTCAGAAGATATGGCCGATGCTTGCATATTTTTACTGGAAAATAGAGACTTTAAAGATACTTATGACAAAAATAGCAAAGAGATAAGAAATACGCATATAAATATAGGTACTGGCAAAGATATATCTATAAAAGAGCTAGCAAATTTGGTTAAAAATATAGTTGGCTTTAAAGGAGAGCTGTGCTTTAATGATAGCAAACCTGATGGCACGATGTTAAAACTAACGGACCCCTCTAAGCTCCACTCTCTTGGTTGGAAACATAAAGTAGAGCTTGAAGATGGAATAAAGATGCTTTATAAGTGGTATTAA
- the gmd gene encoding GDP-mannose 4,6-dehydratase codes for MDKKVALITGITGQDGSYLAEFLLKKGYIVHGVKRRTSLFNTNRIDHLYQDPHVDNRNFFLHYGDMTDSMNLTRIIQEVQPDEIYNLAAMSHVHVSFETPEYVANADGTGTLRLLEAIRILGLEKKTKIYQASTSELYGKVQETPQSETTPFYPRSPYAVAKMYAYWITVNYREAYGIFACNGILFNHESPVRGETFVTRKITRAASKIALGLQDKLYLGNLDAKRDWGHAKDYVKMMWMILQAPEPEDWVIATGQTTAVRDFVKFAFAYAGINLRFEGAGVDEVGVVDSLNFEKVKELNLNLSHLNIGQTVVCVDPRYFRPTEVDLLLGDPSKAEKKLGWKREFNLQDLVNDMMKSDLKLMTKDVYLKDGGYEIMSYFE; via the coding sequence ATGGATAAAAAAGTAGCATTAATAACTGGTATAACTGGTCAAGATGGATCGTATCTGGCAGAATTTTTACTAAAAAAAGGCTATATAGTCCATGGTGTAAAAAGGCGAACGAGCCTTTTTAATACAAACAGAATAGATCATCTCTATCAAGATCCACACGTTGATAATAGAAATTTTTTCTTGCATTATGGTGATATGACGGACTCTATGAACTTAACAAGGATCATCCAAGAAGTACAGCCAGATGAAATTTACAACCTAGCTGCCATGAGTCACGTGCATGTTAGCTTTGAGACGCCAGAATATGTCGCAAATGCTGATGGCACAGGCACCCTTAGATTGCTTGAAGCTATAAGGATATTAGGACTTGAGAAAAAGACTAAAATTTATCAAGCCTCTACATCTGAGCTTTACGGAAAAGTGCAAGAGACGCCGCAAAGCGAAACGACGCCATTTTATCCCAGAAGCCCTTATGCAGTCGCAAAGATGTATGCATACTGGATAACGGTTAATTATAGAGAGGCTTATGGTATTTTTGCTTGTAATGGCATATTGTTTAATCACGAATCACCAGTTAGAGGTGAGACATTTGTAACTAGAAAGATCACAAGGGCAGCTAGTAAGATAGCGCTTGGGCTTCAAGACAAGCTTTATCTTGGAAATTTAGACGCCAAAAGAGACTGGGGCCATGCAAAAGACTATGTGAAGATGATGTGGATGATACTGCAAGCTCCAGAGCCAGAAGACTGGGTTATAGCAACTGGACAAACAACAGCGGTTAGAGATTTTGTAAAATTTGCATTTGCTTATGCTGGCATAAATTTGAGATTTGAAGGGGCTGGCGTAGATGAGGTAGGAGTCGTGGACTCACTAAATTTTGAAAAAGTAAAAGAGTTAAATTTAAATTTGTCCCATTTAAATATCGGACAAACTGTGGTTTGTGTGGATCCAAGATATTTTAGACCAACAGAGGTTGATTTGCTGCTTGGGGATCCTAGTAAAGCAGAGAAAAAACTAGGCTGGAAGAGAGAATTTAACCTTCAAGACCTAGTAAATGATATGATGAAATCGGACTTAAAGCTCATGACAAAAGATGTCTATCTAAAAGATGGCGGATATGAGATAATGAGCTATTTTGAGTAA
- the aepX gene encoding phosphoenolpyruvate mutase produces the protein MKKVYVSIIADLVHAGHIKILKEAAKYGEVTVGLLTLKACGELNDIPYLDYNKRKEVLENFSMIKNIVPQDSASYKDNLLKIQPDFVIHGDDWQFGYQKKYRTEVLELLRQWNGKLIEVPYSHDINEIKVKENIKKLGITSTARQSRLKKLLKAKKVLKILEVHNALSGLIVENASEVLEDEEIVTFDGMWSSSLTDSTSKGKPDIEAVDTTARLTTINEIFEVTTKPLIYDADTGGKPEHFEFTVKTLERIGVSAVIIEDKTGLKKNSLFGTEVEQTQDTVENFCYKIKSGKKAQITDDFMIIARIESLILDKGMEDALKRAFAYIDAGADGIMIHSRKKDPTEIINFIKEFRQKDNSTPIVVVPTSFNTVTIDEFSEMGVNVVIYANHMLRAAYPGMMKVAKSILKHKRSLEAEPDCMPIKAILELIPGTK, from the coding sequence ATGAAAAAAGTTTATGTAAGTATAATAGCTGATTTGGTACATGCCGGACATATTAAAATTTTAAAAGAAGCCGCAAAATACGGAGAAGTTACAGTTGGTCTTTTGACATTAAAAGCATGTGGTGAGTTAAATGATATTCCTTATTTAGATTATAATAAACGGAAAGAAGTTCTAGAAAATTTTTCTATGATAAAAAATATTGTTCCACAAGATAGTGCCAGTTATAAAGATAATTTGTTAAAAATACAACCAGATTTTGTTATTCATGGTGATGATTGGCAATTTGGTTATCAAAAAAAATATCGTACAGAGGTTTTAGAATTATTAAGACAATGGAATGGAAAATTAATAGAAGTGCCTTATAGTCATGATATAAATGAAATAAAAGTAAAGGAAAATATTAAAAAATTAGGCATAACATCTACTGCCAGACAAAGCAGGTTAAAAAAACTACTAAAAGCAAAAAAAGTTTTAAAAATACTTGAGGTTCATAATGCTTTAAGCGGTCTTATTGTTGAAAATGCTAGTGAAGTACTAGAAGATGAAGAGATTGTAACATTTGATGGCATGTGGTCTAGTTCACTTACTGATTCTACCTCAAAAGGCAAGCCAGATATTGAGGCTGTAGATACTACAGCCAGGTTAACAACCATAAATGAGATTTTTGAAGTAACAACAAAGCCTCTTATATATGATGCAGATACTGGAGGAAAACCGGAACACTTTGAATTTACTGTTAAAACATTAGAGAGAATTGGAGTTAGCGCTGTAATTATTGAGGATAAAACTGGATTAAAGAAAAATTCTCTCTTTGGAACAGAAGTAGAGCAGACACAAGATACTGTAGAAAATTTCTGTTATAAAATCAAATCTGGCAAAAAGGCACAAATTACAGATGATTTTATGATTATTGCTAGAATTGAAAGCTTAATTTTGGATAAAGGTATGGAAGATGCTCTAAAAAGAGCTTTTGCATATATAGATGCTGGCGCAGATGGAATAATGATACATTCAAGAAAAAAAGACCCAACTGAAATAATAAATTTTATAAAAGAGTTTAGACAAAAAGACAATAGTACCCCTATAGTAGTTGTTCCAACATCATTTAATACTGTTACAATAGATGAATTTTCTGAAATGGGGGTAAATGTTGTGATATATGCAAACCATATGTTAAGGGCTGCTTATCCAGGTATGATGAAGGTTGCAAAGTCTATTTTAAAACATAAAAGGTCGCTTGAAGCAGAACCTGACTGTATGCCCATAAAGGCTATTTTAGAACTGATACCAGGTACAAAATAA